In Lotus japonicus ecotype B-129 chromosome 5, LjGifu_v1.2, one genomic interval encodes:
- the LOC130716881 gene encoding chalcone--flavanone isomerase 1, translating to MAPAKGSSLTPIQVENLQFPASVTSPATAKSYFLGGAGERGLTIEGKFIKFTGIGVYLEDTAVDSLATKWKGKSSQELQDSLDFFRDIISSPSEKLIRGSKLRPLSGVEYSRKVMENCVAHMKSAGTYGEAEATAIEKFAEAFRKVDFPPGSSVFYRQSTDGKLGLSFSLDDTIPEEEAVVIENKALSEAVLETMIGEHAVSPDLKRCLAERLPIVMNQGLLLTGN from the exons ATGGCACCAGCAAAAGGATCATCCCTCACCCCAATCCAGGTGGAGAACCTTCAATTTCCTGCGTCTGTCACCTCTCCAGCCACCGCCAAGTCTTATTTCCTCGGTGGTGCAG GGGAGAGAGGGTTGACGATTGAGGGGAAGTTCATAAAATTCACTGGCATAGGAGTGTATTTGGAAGATACAGCAGTGGATTCACTCGCCACCAAGTGGAAGGGTAAGAGCTCACAAGAGTTGCAGGACTCCCTTGACTTCTTCAGAGACATCATTTCAA GTCCCTCTGAGAAGTTAATTCGAGGGTCCAAGCTGAGGCCATTGAGTGGCGTGGAGTATTCAAGAAAGGTGATGGAGAATTGTGTGGCACACATGAAGTCTGCTGGAACTTATGGTGAAGCAGAGGCCACAGCCATTGAAAAATTTGCAGAAGCCTTCAGGAAGGTGGATTTTCCACCAGGTTCCTCTGTTTTCTACCGACAATCAACAGATGGAAAATTAGGG CTTAGTTTCTCTTTGGATGACACGATACCAGAAGAAGAGGCTGTAGTTATAGAGAACAAGGCACTCTCAGAGGCAGTGTTAGAGACCATGATTGGCGAGCATGCTGTTTCCCCTGATTTGAAGCGTTGTTTGGCTGAAAGGTTGCCTATTGTGATGAACCAGGGTCTTCTCCTCACTGGAAACTGA
- the LOC130716882 gene encoding chalcone--flavanone isomerase 3, giving the protein MAPVKGPLTPIQVENLQFPASITSPATAKSYFLGGAGERGLTIEGKFIKFTGLGVYLEDKTVDSLATKWKGKSSQELLDSLDFYRDIISSPSEKLIRGSKLRPLSGVEYSRKVMENCVAHMKSTGTYGEAEAAAIGKFAEAFRNLDFPPGSSVFYRQSPDGELGLSFSPDDTLPEKEAVVIENKALSEAVLETMIGEHAVSPDLKRCLAERLPAVLNQGLLLSGN; this is encoded by the exons ATGGCGCCAGTAAAAGGACCCCTCACCCCAATCCAGGTTGAGAACCTTCAATTTCCGGCGTCGATTACCTCTCCGGCCACCGCCAAGTCTTATTTCCTTGGTGGCGCAG GGGAGAGGGGTTTGACGATTGAGGGGAAGTTCATAAAATTCACAGGCTTAGGAGTGTATTTGGAAGATAAAACAGTGGATTCACTCGCCACCAAGTGGAAGGGCAAGAGCTCACAGGAGTTGCTGGACTCCCTTGACTTCTACAGAGACATCATTTCAA GCCCCTCTGAGAAGTTGATTCGAGGGTCGAAGTTGAGGCCATTGAGTGGTGTGGAGTATTCAAGAAAGGTGATGGAGAATTGTGTGGCACACATGAAGTCTACTGGAACTTACGGTGAAGCAGAGGCTGCAGCCATTGGGAAATTCGCAGAAGCCTTCAGGAATCTGGATTTTCCACCAGGTTCCTCTGTTTTCTACAGGCAATCACCCGATGGAGAATTAGGG CTCAGTTTCTCTCCAGATGATACTTTACCAGAAAAAGAAGCTGTGGTCATAGAGAACAAGGCACTCTCAGAGGCAGTGTTGGAGACGATGATTGGCGAGCACGCTGTTTCCCCTGATTTGAAGCGTTGTTTGGCTGAAAGGTTGCCTGCTGTGCTGAACCAAGGTCTTCTCCTCAGTGGAAACTGA